The proteins below are encoded in one region of Silene latifolia isolate original U9 population chromosome 2, ASM4854445v1, whole genome shotgun sequence:
- the LOC141642249 gene encoding NADH dehydrogenase [ubiquinone] 1 alpha subcomplex subunit 13-B, with protein sequence MTEAVIRNKPGMASIKDMPLLQDGPPPGGFAPVRYARRIPTQGPSAMAIFLVTFGAFAWGMYQVGQGNKKRRVIKEEKYAARRAILPLIQAEEDERFVKEWRKYLEDEAKIMKNVPGWKVGENVYNSGRWMPPATGELRPEVW encoded by the exons ATGACGGAAGCTGTGATTCGAAACAAGCCAGGAATGGCGAGCATCAAGGACATGCCACTCCTCCAAGACGGACCTCCACCTGGTGGGTTTGCACCCGTACGCTACGCTCGTCGGATCCCAACACAAGGTCCTAGCGCCATGGCTATCTTTCTCGTTACTTTCGGCGCTTTCGCTTGGGGTATGTATCAGGTTGGCCAAGGCAACAAAAAGCGCCG CGTAATCAAGGAAGAGAAATATGCTGCTCGGCGTGCTATTCTGCCTCTCATCCAAGCAGAAGAAGATGAAAG ATTCGTCAAAGAATGGAGGAAATATCTGGAAGATGAGGCAAAGATCATGAAAAATGTGCCAGGCTGGAAGGTTGGTGAGAATGTATACAACTCTGGTAGATGGATGCCCCCTGCAACCGGCGAGCTTCGCCCTGAAGTTTGGTAA